In the Flavisolibacter tropicus genome, one interval contains:
- a CDS encoding NupC/NupG family nucleoside CNT transporter, which yields MNAALMNLGRGAIGMTFLILVCYLLSNDRKAINWKLVIFGVLAQVMFAMGVLHTTIAGQPVFWLMFGLILAYTIFRKFGKVKKGEDPIKYNPSNLVLSVVWQILLVVGLVLAPRIFSQWTNLAMLLSGIALLTMAFKMGARFPELMKWNILVSSVILTICVYTSVCTPELFKVMLQAVSSVFVDLINVSHKGTEFLFGNLADASKGWAYVFAIQVLPNIIFFAALSAILFYLGILQKIVFVFAYLLNKLFISGAESMSTAANIFLGQTEAPLMIRPYLDKMTRSEILCIMVGGMANTAGSVLAAYVGMLGGTDVGQQNFFALHMLSQSIMSAPAAIVCSKLLFPQTQGALISKDLSVSKDKLGDNFLDAISLGTTDGLKLAANVGAMLIVFTAMMWVANGLMGWIGSMTNLNGAIATATGGRYTSLSLDLILGYLFSPVAWLIGVDKVDMLSIGQLLGVKTIINEFQAYIVLGDMKAHNLIRDPKSLLIATYALCGFANFASIGIQIGGISQLAPSQRRNLTELGVKALIGGTIACLMCGCIAGALYG from the coding sequence ATGAACGCTGCACTCATGAACTTAGGCCGTGGCGCCATTGGAATGACCTTCCTCATTCTTGTTTGCTATTTATTAAGTAACGACCGTAAAGCCATTAATTGGAAACTTGTCATTTTTGGTGTGCTTGCCCAGGTAATGTTTGCCATGGGGGTTCTACATACTACAATAGCAGGACAGCCGGTGTTCTGGCTGATGTTTGGACTTATTTTGGCCTATACCATTTTCCGCAAGTTTGGTAAAGTCAAAAAAGGCGAAGATCCTATAAAATATAATCCATCCAACCTGGTTTTATCCGTTGTATGGCAAATTCTATTAGTCGTTGGCCTTGTATTAGCCCCTCGAATCTTTAGTCAATGGACGAATCTGGCCATGCTGCTCAGTGGGATTGCTCTTTTGACAATGGCGTTTAAAATGGGAGCCCGTTTTCCAGAGCTCATGAAATGGAACATTCTGGTTTCATCTGTAATTCTTACCATTTGTGTTTATACCAGCGTTTGTACTCCTGAGCTATTTAAAGTAATGCTACAGGCTGTGTCAAGTGTCTTTGTTGACTTGATCAATGTAAGTCATAAAGGAACTGAGTTTCTTTTTGGTAACCTGGCTGATGCATCAAAAGGTTGGGCTTATGTATTTGCCATACAGGTACTACCAAACATTATCTTCTTTGCGGCTTTATCTGCTATACTTTTTTACCTGGGAATACTACAAAAGATCGTGTTTGTATTTGCCTACCTCCTCAACAAGCTATTTATCTCTGGTGCGGAGAGCATGTCAACAGCAGCTAATATCTTCCTAGGCCAAACAGAAGCGCCCTTAATGATCCGTCCTTATTTGGACAAAATGACGCGTTCTGAAATTCTATGTATCATGGTAGGCGGTATGGCCAATACTGCAGGCAGTGTTCTAGCCGCTTATGTAGGAATGCTGGGTGGCACAGATGTAGGACAACAAAACTTCTTTGCCCTGCACATGTTGAGCCAATCGATTATGAGTGCACCAGCTGCCATTGTATGTTCTAAACTGCTGTTTCCTCAAACACAAGGTGCTCTAATCTCTAAAGACTTATCAGTTTCAAAAGATAAACTAGGTGACAACTTTTTAGACGCTATTTCGTTAGGAACTACAGACGGTTTGAAGTTAGCTGCCAATGTAGGTGCCATGCTTATTGTATTTACAGCCATGATGTGGGTAGCCAATGGTCTTATGGGATGGATTGGTAGCATGACCAATTTAAATGGAGCTATTGCAACCGCTACCGGTGGCCGGTATACTTCTTTATCGCTGGATCTGATCTTAGGTTATCTTTTCTCTCCAGTGGCTTGGCTCATAGGGGTAGATAAAGTGGATATGTTAAGCATCGGACAATTGTTAGGCGTAAAAACCATCATTAATGAATTCCAAGCCTACATTGTATTGGGCGATATGAAAGCACATAACTTGATACGTGACCCTAAATCACTATTAATAGCAACCTATGCGCTATGTGGTTTTGCCAACTTTGCTTCTATAGGAATTCAAATAGGTGGAATTAGTCAGCTAGCTCCTTCTCAACGCAGAAATCTTACAGAACTTGGTGTGAAAGCCCTGATTGGTGGTACGATTGCCTGCCTGATGTGCGGATGTATTGCGGGCGCTTTATATGGATAA
- the trxA gene encoding thioredoxin: MAQAFTDSNFQADVLSSDKLTVVDFWAEWCGPCRAIGPVIDELAKEYDGKVNVGKVNVDENPQVSMNYGITSIPAILFIKGGQVVDKLVGAQPKSNFVKKIEAHI, translated from the coding sequence ATGGCACAAGCATTCACAGATTCGAATTTTCAAGCTGATGTATTAAGTTCTGATAAATTAACCGTAGTAGATTTTTGGGCAGAATGGTGCGGTCCTTGCCGTGCAATTGGGCCCGTTATTGACGAGTTAGCTAAAGAATATGATGGTAAAGTAAACGTAGGTAAAGTAAACGTAGATGAGAACCCTCAGGTTAGCATGAACTACGGCATTACTTCTATTCCAGCTATCCTTTTTATTAAAGGTGGCCAGGTAGTTGACAAATTAGTAGGTGCACAGCCTAAATCTAATTTTGTAAAGAAGATTGAAGCACATATCTAA